TTGGCCGCTGACCGGGCCGCGGGGACCCGGCCTCACAGCATGGTGCGGACCTCGGCCGCGATCTCGTAGGAGCGCAGCCGGGCGGCGGTGTCGAAGAACTGCGAGGTGATCATCAGCTCGTCCGCCTCGGTCTGCTCGATGAAGGCGCGCAGCTGCCGGCGCACCGTTTCGGGCGCGCCCACCGCGGAACAGGACAGCACCTGCGCGAGCAGCGCCTGGGCCTGCGCGTCCAGCCCGCTGGCATAGCCGGCCACCGGCGGCGGCAGCGGTGTCGGCCGGCCGCTGCGCAGGTTGACGAAGGCCTGCTGCAGCGACGTCGCGTGCCAGGCGGCTTCCTCGTCGGTGTCGGCCGCGAACACGTTGAAGCCGAGCATCACATGCGGCCGGGCCAGCCGGGCCGACGGCCGGAACTGGCTGCGGTAGGTCTCGATCGCCGCCATCATCTGGCCCGGCGCGAAGTGCGAGGCAAAGGCATACGGCAGGCCGAGCGCCGCCGCCAGCTGCGCGCCGAACAGGCTGGAGCCCAGGATCCACACCGGCACCTGCAGGCCGGCGCCGGGCACCGCCTGGACCGGCTGCCGCGGCGAGCCGGCGAAATAGTCGAGCAGCTCCATCACGTCCTGCGGGAACTGGTCCGCATCGCTCGCCAGGTGCCGGCGCA
This genomic stretch from Eleftheria terrae harbors:
- a CDS encoding LLM class flavin-dependent oxidoreductase, producing MIPFSVLDLAPINQGSDAAQSFRNTLALARHAEALGFQRYWLAEHHGMPGIASAATAVLIGHVAGGTSTLRVGAGGIMLPNHAPLAIAEQFGTLESLYPGRIDLGLGRAPGSDAATARAMRRHLASDADQFPQDVMELLDYFAGSPRQPVQAVPGAGLQVPVWILGSSLFGAQLAAALGLPYAFASHFAPGQMMAAIETYRSQFRPSARLARPHVMLGFNVFAADTDEEAAWHATSLQQAFVNLRSGRPTPLPPPVAGYASGLDAQAQALLAQVLSCSAVGAPETVRRQLRAFIEQTEADELMITSQFFDTAARLRSYEIAAEVRTML